From one Culex quinquefasciatus strain JHB chromosome 3, VPISU_Cqui_1.0_pri_paternal, whole genome shotgun sequence genomic stretch:
- the LOC119769823 gene encoding LOW QUALITY PROTEIN: uncharacterized protein LOC119769823 (The sequence of the model RefSeq protein was modified relative to this genomic sequence to represent the inferred CDS: deleted 1 base in 1 codon; substituted 1 base at 1 genomic stop codon), with product MGVRFFVMACAFLHVTFAMDCKEVMERREEIKDCCSAPPILSMDGLKECFEENKDKEKREKFACSFECFFKHHNVLDDNGEPSKEKLLAKVEGFEGEWKQTSIKMIEVFRKARGDEGXHGGGEKKEGCHPASGFMNMCLGKNYLQNCPAAQWNDSELCNKVKSGECHPKKGGKGGPPPE from the exons ATGGGTGTTAGATTTTTCGTGATGGCATGTGCTTTCTTG cACGTGACCTTTGCTATGGATTGCAAGGAAGTTATGGAAAGA CGAGAAGAAATCAAGGACTGTTGCTCGGCTCCACCAATTTTGAGCATGGATGGCCTTAAGGAATGTTTCGAAGAGAACAAGGACAAGGAGAAACGTGAAAAATTCGCG TGCTCCTTCGAGTGCTTCTTCAAGCATCACAATGTCCTGGACGATAACGGTGAACCTTCCAAGGAGAAGCTGCTAGCCAAGGTGGAAGGATTCGAGGGTGAGTGGAAGCAAACGTCTATCAAAATGATCGAGGTGTTTCGCAAAGCACGAGGAGATGAAGGCTAA CACGGAGGTGGCGAGAAGAAGGAGGGCTGCCACCCTGCGTCTGGTTTCATGAACATGTGCCTGGGCAAGAATTACCTCCAGAATTGTCCGGCCGCGCAGTGGAATGATT ctgAGCTGTGCAACAAGGTGAAGAGTGGAGAATGTCATCCCAAGAAGGGAGGCAAGGGTGGACCACCCCCAGAGTAA